The Euphorbia lathyris chromosome 8, ddEupLath1.1, whole genome shotgun sequence genome has a window encoding:
- the LOC136203075 gene encoding uncharacterized protein, whose protein sequence is MDENNGSKLTGIRQIVKLKEFLQKWQSVTIGSKANNTPQRSRANGGVSPEFSSNPGGISPDISNRLKGKVCCESDEESCHSPGPPPDVPKGYLAVYVGPELRRFIIPTSYLSHSLFKVLLEKVEEEFGFDHSGGLTIPCEIETFKFLLNYMEHHPTDQQHDASAEKFLNH, encoded by the exons ATGGATGAGAATAATGGCAGCAAGTTGACAGGAATCAGGCAGATCGTTAAGCTAAAGGAATTTCTGCAGAAATGGCAGTCTGTTACAATTGGGTCAAAGGCAAATAATACTCCTCAGAGGAGCCGCGCTAATGGTGGCGTTTCACCGGAATTTAGTAGTAATCCCGGTGGGATTTCACCAGATATTAGTAATAGGTTAAAAGGAAAGGTTTGTTGTGAATCAGACGAGGAAAGTTGCCACAGTCCTGGACCACCACCTGATGTACCTAAAGGGTATTTGGCAGTGTATGTTGGGCCAGAGCTTCGGAGGTTTATCATCCCCACTAGCTACCTTAGCCATTCTCTGTTTAAGGTATTGCTAGAAAAGGTTGAAGAGGAGTTTGGGTTTGATCACAGTGGCGGGCTCACTATCCCATGTGAGATTGAGACCTTCAAGTTTCTCCTCAATTACATGGAGCACCATCCAACAGATCAACAACATGATGCCTCAG CTGAAAAATTCCTTAACCATTGA